A segment of the Panicum hallii strain FIL2 chromosome 1, PHallii_v3.1, whole genome shotgun sequence genome:
TGTCACCATGAATAGAGATGAATCCATTTGGCGCCGGCATCTTGAGTACAAGATACGTGTGGTTGGGGATTACCATGAACCTGGTGAGGGTGGGCCTCCCTAAGATTGCGTGGTACAAAGTCTCGAATGAGGCGACCTCGAAGTGGAGGTGCTCTGTATGATAGTTCTCCCGGATTCCGAAGGTAATCGGGAGAGTCACTTGGCCGACTGGAATCGAACATGAGCCAGGAATGATCATGTAGACGGCTTCCTGGGTCAGGACTGGGGAAGTCATGTCGTAACCCATGCTCTCTAGTGTCTTAGAAAAGATGATGTTGTCGCTGCTGCCTCCGTCAATGAGAACTTTGGAGAGGCGGACCATGCTCACCACTAGACTGATCACCAGCGGGTAAGATCCTGGGCTAGGCATGTGAACCCAGTGAATGCGCCGGTCGAAGGTtatggggacctctgaccatCGCAAGGGCTCAACCGGGTGCTAAAATATCGAGTTGACCTCGCGCTGATCTAGCTTGAGTCGGCATTGGCACCGTGGGGCTCTAGAGCCACCGTAGATGAAGTTGATGGTGTAGTCAACGTCTTGGAAGTCTCTTAGGGACTTGTCAGCTGGTTCTTCACAATCATGCCTGGGCGAGTTGTTTCGGCGTCTGCGGCTGCGGGAGCCTTTGGAACCTGTTGCTTTGTCCCGGTCGTCATAGCGGGGACGCTTAGCATCGTTAGTCGCCACACTGTTGTGAAGTGCATGACACTCACAGGGGTGTGGTTGGTGTCCTTGTGCCACGTGCACTTGCCGTCCAGAAGCCGATCCAGATCCTCCTGGATAAGGGAGCTACGCTGTCAGGGTTGatccgccacggcaatggtgtTTTCAGGGCCGCGTTTGTAGTTTTGGTTCTTGGATGACTCAGGACGGTCATGGTTCTTGTTGGAGCTGTGTCG
Coding sequences within it:
- the LOC112896734 gene encoding uncharacterized protein LOC112896734 → MPSPGSYPLVISLVVSMVRLSKVLIDGGSSDNIIFSKTLESMGYDMTSPVLTQEAVYMIIPGSCSIPVGQVTLPITFGIRENYHTEHLHFEVASFETLYHAILGRPTLTRFMVIPNHTYLVLKMPAPNGFISIHGDMKTSQSCETENISISEALELSKNAVLVAELAKKICL